A portion of the Streptomyces erythrochromogenes genome contains these proteins:
- a CDS encoding helical backbone metal receptor, translating into MRRVVSLVPSLTEAVAVSAPGLLVGVTDWCTHPGDLGAAERIGGTKNPDVRRIAQLRPDLVIANEEENRAPDLAALRAAGVEVLVTEVRDLPQALRELDRVLVGALGLARPAWLADAEAAWARAEPVGGLTAFVPVWRRPWMVLGRDTFAGDLLARLGVRNVYAGHAERYPRIPVEELAAAGCDLVVLPDEPYRFTAEDGPEAFPGLPAALVDGRHLTWYGPSLADAPRVLADALRAAR; encoded by the coding sequence GTGCGGCGCGTCGTGTCGCTGGTGCCGTCGCTGACCGAGGCGGTGGCGGTGAGCGCGCCGGGGCTGCTGGTCGGGGTCACCGACTGGTGCACGCACCCCGGCGACCTCGGGGCGGCGGAGCGGATCGGGGGTACGAAGAACCCCGACGTGCGCCGGATCGCGCAGCTCCGCCCGGACCTGGTGATCGCCAACGAGGAGGAGAACCGGGCGCCGGACCTGGCCGCGCTGCGCGCGGCCGGAGTGGAGGTGCTCGTCACCGAGGTCCGGGACCTGCCGCAGGCGCTGCGGGAGCTGGACCGGGTGCTGGTGGGTGCGCTGGGGCTGGCGAGGCCGGCGTGGCTGGCGGACGCGGAGGCGGCCTGGGCCCGCGCGGAGCCGGTGGGAGGGCTCACGGCCTTCGTGCCGGTGTGGCGGCGGCCGTGGATGGTGCTGGGCCGGGACACCTTCGCGGGTGACCTGCTGGCGCGGCTCGGAGTGCGCAACGTCTACGCCGGGCACGCGGAGCGGTACCCGAGGATTCCGGTGGAGGAGCTGGCCGCGGCCGGATGCGATCTGGTGGTGCTGCCGGACGAGCCGTACCGCTTCACGGCCGAGGACGGCCCGGAGGCCTTCCCCGGCCTGCCGGCGGCCCTGGTCGACGGACGGCATCTGACCTGGTACGGGCCATCGTTGGCCGACGCGCCGAGGGTGCTGGCTGATGCCCTGCGCGCTGCGCGCTGA